From Nitrospirota bacterium, one genomic window encodes:
- a CDS encoding zinc ribbon domain-containing protein produces the protein MRVKKCRYCQTNIPSGARTCPYCGKRLWSQAVVTAVIVVVLLIALGGLYRALETPAAKGPAPEGAQGLCAEADIPEQAAAFCKDVGETAYLVSNGQRLGVIAGVASSGGKDSYSYIIEERDGERFLQPTWEVRAQ, from the coding sequence ATGAGGGTAAAGAAGTGCCGTTACTGCCAGACCAACATCCCCAGCGGGGCACGCACCTGCCCGTACTGCGGCAAGCGGCTTTGGTCGCAGGCGGTGGTTACGGCGGTCATCGTCGTCGTGCTTCTCATTGCCCTGGGCGGGCTTTACAGGGCGCTTGAGACCCCCGCGGCCAAAGGCCCCGCCCCGGAGGGCGCCCAGGGCCTCTGCGCGGAGGCGGACATCCCCGAGCAGGCGGCGGCCTTCTGCAAGGACGTGGGAGAGACCGCCTACCTGGTGAGCAACGGCCAGCGGCTGGGCGTCATCGCCGGGGTGGCCTCCTCCGGCGGAAAGGACTCCTACTCATACATCATCGAGGAGCGGGACGGCGAGCGGTTCCTTCAGCCCACCTGGGAGGTCAGGGCGCAGTAG
- a CDS encoding Mor transcription activator family protein produces the protein MKGEALIRELARELTAEELPEGYRQMAAVVGVENTLKLAEYLGGMHVYFPKLDSLMKRRRDERIRREFTGLNHRELARKYGLTEKWVRKIVQRGPSRP, from the coding sequence ATGAAGGGCGAGGCGCTGATAAGGGAGCTCGCCCGGGAGCTTACGGCCGAGGAGCTTCCGGAGGGCTACCGCCAGATGGCTGCCGTGGTGGGCGTGGAGAACACGCTCAAGCTGGCGGAGTACCTGGGCGGGATGCACGTGTACTTTCCCAAGCTCGACAGCCTGATGAAAAGGCGGCGGGACGAGCGGATACGGAGGGAGTTCACCGGCCTGAACCACCGGGAGCTGGCCCGGAAGTACGGGCTTACGGAGAAGTGGGTGCGGAAGATAGTGCAGCGGGGGCCTTCGCGTCCGTGA